The proteins below are encoded in one region of Belonocnema kinseyi isolate 2016_QV_RU_SX_M_011 chromosome 5, B_treatae_v1, whole genome shotgun sequence:
- the LOC117173057 gene encoding uncharacterized protein LOC117173057, with amino-acid sequence MTHTLGKTASNSTQSLKSEPKMSSRMPERDLPIIEAPKRPPTAKMGDPEFENLTCAEKLNDSSYRSSIYRTYPNEPTCRCGNGYSKKSSNESFYPGGCTNRSCSSKIKSEKKNGCASSVVRSKRLRGGGEGLGNLESIYKIGNLDSNIMRNNSFDRRCHCIYDSGINIGHNTSNMKFRLGGGGEEKPTFSNQNMDSNIPETMQKNGSCCCPDKEVLNSVMQRRSDQQAIKKPCLGVDCLIKAFNEAQKFVDSIGKVSGLAGLGLMDPSESPYFGRKNEDDEVVKKESKTNNLAPAPTIRHKINRNCIGVCDTKRSNNTSMFSGRVGLIREVIPDFPTSSGSVVPGAKVKKKDEKLEKQKGGATSLVGLEESGPCGGPKCRSKRKKINIDAEVNSILKVSSKQKVKEKKSKIYDKFDKRKNKYIFGPSADRNGLKLSENIGQKMSKFVYSACDIYPGLSCGHKSCVESVSRVPPNMGWMWRPEIPLGRLKPRIGWKPGAINARLRQVLREVKANFWQRERSHGRPKSVPSGSRRGTATRRKRSFSSVRKEQIETPEIPEEEWKEPPPTLHIHRKDGVYYVTMYPIKQDTMVVPKLEEPTKPLQFKIVKNRGDASDLSSSTASDMEIEFSPPAAVNRYRKKPDVIHIETQVKQQEILDAYKPPGSKKNEKKSGKEKKTKK; translated from the exons ATGACTCACACCCTGGGAAAAACTGCATCGAATTCAACTCAG AGTTTAAAATCAGAACCTAAAATGTCGTCAAGAATGCCAGAGAGGGACCTTCCGATCATAGAAGCTCCGAAACGTCCGCCAACGGCCAAAATGGGTGATCCTGAATTTGAAAATCTGACATgtgctgaaaaattaaatgatagtAGTTATCGAAGCTCGATTTATAGGACTTATCCCAATGAGCCAACATGTAGATGTGGAAATGGATATTCCAAAAAATCTTCTAATGAGTCTTTTTATCCTGGTGGCTGCACAAATCGAAGTTGCTCTAGTAAAATAAAATCAGAGAAGAAAAATGGTTGTGCAAGTTCTGTTGTTCGAAGTAAAAGATTAAGAGGGGGGGGTGAAGGATTGGGAAATTTggaaagtatttacaaaataggAAATTTGGATTCTAACATCATGCGTAATAATAGTTTCGACAGAAGATGCCATTGTATATACGATAGTGGAATTAACATTGGACACAACACATCCAATATGAAATTTCGATTAGGAGGAGGAGGAGAGGAAAAACCAACTTTCAGCAACCAAAATATGGATTCAAACATTCCAGAAACAATGCAAAAGAATGGTTCTTGTTGTTGTCCAGACAAAGAGGTTCTAAACTCAGTAATGCAAAGAAGAAGCGATCAACAAGCTATAAAGAAACCTTGCCTAGGAGTCGATTGTCTCATAAAAGCATTTAATGAAGCCCAAAAATTTGTGGATTCTATAGGAAAGGTTTCAGGGCTCGCAGGTCTTGGTTTGATGGATCCATCTGAAAGTccctattttggtagaaagaatGAAGATGATGAAGTTGTTAAAAAGGagtcaaaaacaaataatttagcaCCTGCGCCTACTATTCGTCATAAAATTAATCGCAATTGTATCGGTGTTTGTGACACAAAACGCTCAAACAATACATCAATGTTCTCAGGGAGAGTGGGTCTGATTAGAGAAGTTATTCCAGATTTTCCTACTTCCAGTGGTTCTGTGGTTCCTGGAgcaaaagtgaagaaaaaagatgagaaattgGAAAAGCAAAAAGGAGGGGCAACTTCTTTAGTAGGTTTAGAAGAAAGTGGCCCTTGTGGAGGTCCGAAATGTagatcaaagagaaaaaaaattaatattgacgCGGAAGTAAATAGTATTCTGAAAGTCTCTTCTAAACAGAAAGTTAAGGAGAAAAAATCCAAgatttatgataaatttgataaacGAAAGAACAAGTATATTTTTGGACCAAGTGCAGATCGAAATGGTTTAAAGTTGTCAGAGAATATAGGACAAAAAATGAGCAAATTTGTTTATTCAGCTTGTGATATTTATCCAGGATTGAGCTGTGGACATAAATCTTGTGTTGAATCAGTTTCTAGAGTTCCGCCGAATATGGGATGGATGTGGCGTCCAGAAATTCCG TTGGGTAGATTAAAACCACGCATTGGATGGAAGCCCGGAGCAATCAACGCTCGACTGCGTCAAGTTCTCCGTGAAGTGAAAGCAAATTTCTGGCAACGTGAAAGATCTCATGGAAGACCCAAATCTGTTCCTTCGGGAAGCAGAAGAGGAACTGCGACAAGAAGAAAAAGGAGTTTCAGTTCAGTTAGGAAAGAACAAATAGAAACACCAGAAATCCCTGAAGAAGAGTGGAAAGAACCTCCACCAACGCTGCATATTCACAGAAAGGATGGAGTCTATTATGTCACAATGTACCCAATAAAACAAGATACGATGGTTGTTCCAAAGTTAGAAGAACCAACTAAGCCACTTcaattcaaaatagtaaaaaacagAGGCGATGCTTCCGATCTCTCCAGTTCCACTGCCTCGGATATGGAAATCGAATTTTCACCACCTGCTGCGGTTAATAGATATCGCAAGAAGCCTGATGTTATTCATATTGAAACTCAAGTTAAGCAACAGGAAATATTGGATGCTTATAAACCACCCGGatctaaaaaaaatgagaaaaagtccGGAAAGGAAAAGAAGACTAAGAAATAG
- the LOC117173058 gene encoding uncharacterized protein LOC117173058, which translates to MSCFGGHEEQLYLVELTIEKLKLTQEKVEDINDCLLVVKVKLIDFPILEISRQDFYFIKPGQRDSDGTLEFAVGKCCLFTKQPRDLMRMMQSTPMKIGIFCAGDRFPIAQTEIPLSGCLCDQVAMASNDQDHLPKPYILKGGFHLLDPGETPSGIITLDLRLHCLGKSFTTRYQLRPKSFLFKSDHDEHEYCVKRVLPPGISVDQKEFDIMKCGDDLLTKIEEECLETEKPGEIKEKGKGDIKKRKGKKRRNKR; encoded by the exons ATGTCATGCTTCGGAGGACACGAGGAACAGCTATATCTTGTCGAACTAACCatagaaaaattgaaacttaCACAGGAAAAGGTGGAGGACATTAACGATTGTCTCTTAGTCGTAAAAGTTAAGCTTATTGATTTTCCTATCTTGGAAATATCGAGACAAGACTTTTATTTCATAAAACCTGGTCAACGTGATAGTGATGGCACACTGGAATTTGCTGTGGGAAAATGTTGTCTTTTCACCAAACAACCAAGAGATCTGATGAGGATGATGCAGTCGACACCTATGAAGATTGGAATCTTTTGTGCTGGTGACCGTTTTCCTATTGCCCAGACAGAGATTCCCTTATCTGGTTGCCTTTGCGATCAG gtAGCAATGGCATCAAACGATCAAGATCACCTTCCTAAACCCTACATTTTAAAGGGAGGTTTCCATCTCCTGGATCCAGGCGAAACCCCTTCAGGAATAATAACTTTAGATCTGAGACTTCATTGCTTAGGAAAATCCTTCACAACTCGTTATCAATTACGTCCGAAAAGTTTCTTATTCAAAAGTGATCATGATGAACATGAATATTGCGTAAAACGAGTTTTGCCACCTGGGATATCTGTAGATCAAAAAGAATTTGATATCATGAAATGTGGTgatgatttattaactaaaatcgAAGAAGAATGTTTAGAAACAGAAAAACCGGGAGAGATAAAAGAAAAGGGGAAAGgggatataaaaaaaaggaaaggaaaaaaaaggagaaataagAGATAA